In the Populus trichocarpa isolate Nisqually-1 chromosome 1, P.trichocarpa_v4.1, whole genome shotgun sequence genome, aaaagggTGTTGAACTACACGTCATATTATCGACGTCATATTATCGACAAGAACAATAAACTCATTATCAggcccttaaaaaaaataattttttaaaattacagcttaactagttaaattttagatttgctCTCTAAATATCATCGGTTCAAATCTTACAAATCTTAAGGCTACTGAAaatttacatggttattaattttagagctCGTGAAATTAGTTAAGATGCATGCAAACTAatctagatatttatattaataaaaaaaataaactaatgttCGAGGATAAAGTAATATTGCAATATATCattttgactttttaaaattgataagaGATAGGACGggtttttaatttcctttttgtaTACTAATATTATATCGAcgcttttaaaagaaaaaagttatttgtcTGCTATAAAGAAgtactttttatcttttcatttgattatccacagtaaaataattatattatccCTTgagattatgaaaaaaaattaactaacaaTGTAGGCTtcttatatcttttaatttttcaaatcaatccctaaacttctctttttattttttattttgtccttgttcttttcattataattttttaaaagataatttattgaattagatttttgttttgattccatcctcatttaattttttgctttgtcaaatttggtccccatcttttaatttatattttttgtaatctaagataatttttagagttgtattttttttatttcacccttcttaatttttttttctaatatatttcatccttattcttttaattgttgttttttttttttgctttgcaaAACTCTCAAGATTGCTATTTTTATCTGATTGTATTCTTTAACATTATATTTGTTAGGATTTAAGTTTCTTAGTTAAACTCGTGTCTAAGATTTCACAGGTTGCAaactttagaaattaactcaactTCATGAGGTTTACCTAAGATTACtttggttttttactttttaagttaatatttttttgatttcatcctccaatatttatttaatttgagagtgaactatgttttttttttcatgctttatATGACGttggttttatcatttttcttatttaattggattacctttagtctttttatttgttgttctttattaaatttattttttaaaataaattttattcttgaattaagTAGAATTGAGTGGTTGAATATAGACCAATGctcatttcattttgttttgttcaattTGGTTTTATAAGACATTGCTTTGACGACTCATATGGCTTTTTTAGATGTCATCGTCTAGACTTTTACAGTCGGGTTTAAATTATCTCAACAATAGTCCAGAATTTTGCAATTAGGTTTAAACTgtttcaacaaatttttttttatgaaaaagcaataaccacaataaaatgatagtgagtttccaataatttttttttttatcttgttccatatataatattaatggcttatttgttttacttggccaaatgtttttttttatggttcagATGCTATcattatctataatttaaatcaaattattaagcTGCCTGGTCTTATTAGATCTTGTCAAATTTACGAATAAAGTGtcaagtttttcttgtttctttttaaaaaaatattgtagtcGTCTAAGTACTTTTTTTGCGTGCCAAACCGGCGCTAATGCAAAGATGCGGTCAAAGTTAGATAACCAATGAATTCGATGAGAAAAGTTCAAAGTTAACCACCCTAGTTAATTAAGTAACTCAAAGGTTCAGCACATAGCATGGACAAGGCTCCAATTTTATGACCAGGCTAATGCAAAGATGCGGTCAATCACCAACACTGATGGATGGTGCTTACAAACATCAAGCTATAATCCAGGCCGCATGCACAGCACCCAGTCTTTTGAGAGCAAGCCGGGACCTATGCCAATCAGTAGAGAATGATAGAATGCAAAGAGTTCAAACACAATTCTCCAACATaacaatgttttctttcagaTCTGGATAAATGAGTTTCGGAATTTTTACACCATTTGAACCTGTATAGCATTCAGCTTTGCAACTCAGTTCCACACAATCGTCGTATGCatgataacaaattaaatacaacataCTAAACAAAATCTACATCATATTCTGGTATTATATctgatttaatgtattttagatTGTCACTGatgcaaaaaatatttgtttttcccttttctatGGATAAAATCAACACCATCAAAGAACACATTAAGTAACACAGCGGTAAGTTACCAGGTGATCAACAATTTCACCGCTGTATGTAATTTTCACCATCTGCCCCTTCTGCAGTCCATAGTATTGCACAATAGCATCAGATTCTAGCATTCTTGGGAGCTGAAAGGAAAAGGCAAATAAAAACAGTCAGATAATGTGCTTTAGCTTGATCAATCATTTAACAGATACCTTTGCCACAAAAACAATGGAATCGGAACATGCTAGATAGTAGATAGTACAGCTGTAGCAGAATTTCAACCTTCTAATTCTCAAGAGAAAACCACGTAAATGTTGCTTGTAACTTCAAATTTATACTTCTAAACAGAGCTTTAAAGAAACTGTTTTCAGGTATGAGCATAGCCCACATGCCCTGCACCATACCATGCTTCGTGCGTTACcctaaatttgtaatgaaaagcTCTACAAAAACAATCTGCTTTGGAAGGTTACCTTTATGAGTAACTAGattccaacaaaaataaatcttgtggAACTCAAAGGATAATTGAGGTAATAATTTCAGGGAACAGGGAGACCTATAAATGTGAAATGCAATGCATGTCTGGGTAAATCCACATAAGGATGTTGATATCAAAAGGATGTCCCTTTATAATGCCATTCACTTTTTTGGCATGTCATCTTATAACTACATAATACCTGTTTGTCTTCCAACTTGTATTTGTTCATAACCTGTTGCTTCTGCTCAGCGGTCAGTATATCCATCTGTGGCTGCAGAACATGCTTGGTGATGTTCACCAGCAGGTCAGTGATCTGAATGCATAGAAACCATCAAGTAATTGTCAAACATTTGAATGAGAAACCTTTTTAAACATAAGCTAAATTCTAAAAGGACTATAAGCTATATAAAGAGGAAACGCTAGTCAGTTGACAATTTCCCTAACTTTGGTGGCGAAAGAGCATAGAAAAATTGCAAGGACATAGGAGTACCGCTAGTATAACAGACATGATTGAAGAGTGACTAGCATGGCCTCTAGCAGCCAGAAATTAGTATCATTAATTAAATCCCTGAGCGCTCTAACTTTTTACTGATGGCCTTACAACGAACTGCagtatgaaaaattatttcagcAACAAGGGAACATACTTGAAAAACCTCCACTTTGAATGGAAACTTCTCCAGCTCTTTCTTGGCAAAGTGGTTCATTTTGCTTTGCAAGATGAGTATGAGCCCATGTAGACTCTCTTTGTTAAGAATCTGACCATAAACAGTCCTGATATTTgctgttttaatttcatcagtTCCCAAGAACATCACCAGGGTCTGCAGAACAGTTCAAGAAAACTATGACCAGGATTTCCATACAAATTTTGCCTAATAGAAAGTACTTAAACTAGGGCTGCTCCTGTCTCATAATTCCACCTTCACATGTTACTCCAAGCATgagatttttaagaaaataaaaggccaACTCAGGTTTTGATCGACAAAATTCAATTCGAAATCCATTTCTTCATCATTTCTGTATAACCTGCACTAATATGTTTGCAACCCCAAAACTTGTCACAATCAACCAAGTAACGTGCCCAACAAAAAGGGTGATAACCCCAAGGATAAGTCATAAAAATGCAACAAACCATCATAAACACCATTTGGCGTGCATATGCAACAGcccatttttcatttcatttttctcttcaaaaaggGTCATGTCCTTTAATGAATcaaaacataatgaaaacaCAAGATTTTAAACAGTCTACTTAGAAACCAAATCAAAAGGCATAAACTTTATAAATGGtataaaataatgcaataaaAAGTTGCCACATTACAACTCCTCTGTCCTCTACGCAAAAACcccatgaaaataaacaaatataaattataagaaatactatattattattattgtaaaaccCCACATCATAAAAGCGATGGAaatactcaaaaaaataatagaaatgataacaacaacaacaacaacaacagcaccaccaacaacaacaacgataGCAATAAGCACACCTTCTTATGCGGATTGGAGCGGAGAGAAACAGAGAAGCGGAGGCTATCAAGGTCAGGGCTATTTCCAAAAACGGAACGGAACTCAGTGAGCGAGCGATTGAGTTCTGAGTCAAGCACGTCATAACCACGGTCTTTGAGCATTTCCAAAACTGTCCTTCGAGAAATGTAGTATCTGTAGCTCTGTGCTGACCCTTCGTCCACAAAATCCGTCAGGCATCGATCGCGGTCGAGAACGCCGTGGAAGGAAGCGCCGTTGCCGTTAAAGGTCTCTGTGGTTGCTGCCATTGTCAAGTTCTGTTACTCTCTGTCGCTCTCCTCTATCTCTCAGACTGACCGGCTCACGCTGCTTGTGTGTGTTTTTAACAGGAGGAGAGTGTGCTCTGTTTGAAGCGTAAAGGTTTTATAGGCCCATTTAAGTCATTGGGATGATTTATTTCTTGGATTACAATTTGGGCCCACTCGGTAGATATATGATCCAACCTGGCATTGTTATTAAAACCAGGCAAGGTTTGGTATCTCAACTTAAAACCTTGTTTtgattaggttttaaaaaaattaaaggctaattaaaaatttagattgatttatgttagtatttttaataaaaaattgagttaatcCGTGGGAATAATTCCAGCTAACTATGATTTAAacctgaaatttaatttttaaaaatattttcacttgaaaatatattaaaataattattttatattttttatataaatatattaaaattattaaaaaaaacactaaaaaaataattcattcatatttttttcaagaaaaatactattttaaaacgTAATCATACGTATTAACCTTATTTTCTGCTTTTAACCGTAGGGGACGAGAGTTTTTGGACGAAAGACAACTTCCTCAAAAGACTTAACTACACTAGACGACATGTCATCTACGTCACGCAACAAAAAACTGCCATTTACTTGCAAGTTGCAACCACCACCAGCATCATTTTCACCAacattaaaaatttcaagaaatacaGAGAGCGAGCGAgcgagcgagagagagagagagatagagaggtGGGTTCATGGAGGAGCAAGgcaagcaaaaaaagaagaataaaaagcCATTATCATCATCTTTTTGCCCCATAAACAATCTTGATGATGGTTGCCTTATGCACATCTTCAGCTTCTTATCACCAATTCCAGGTCtgtatccttttctttttcacctttatttttatgCCTCTCTCTGCTTTTACGTGTTGTGTGAACCTTAATTGGATAAAAAGTTGAAACTTTTTGCATATAATTTGGTTTAGTCAGGTGTATTTGGGCTTATAGTGTAAAACCCTATTCTCCGATTTTGTTGATAGATCCATGCAAGATTGAGTTTTCAGCTATTTTTTACATCTGGGGTCTTAATAGATTGGTGTAGTTTTGTGAAAAGTGTTGatctttagtttatttttgccTAGATTTTGTTAAGTTGACCATTTTTTATGCTTAGTCTTTGGAGTATGTGGTCTTTTGGGAATTGGAAGAGTATGGAATTTAATTCATTTGGTTGATAAATTGCAGATTAGAGAGAGGGAATCAGCATGAATTATGCGAGCGAACCTCGTTAATTTATATAACTTTTGCATTGCTTATTTAAGGTTCACCAACTGAAGAAGATTCGATTGGAAATTGCAAGCAGAATTTACTGGGGAAAATGAGGGACTAACAATGTTAAGTTAAAACTTTATTTGCAGTGGCTGCATAAATTTCAATGATTATTTTTGGTGACTGCATTTGGCTCAGTGGTGATACAGCTGAGGAGGGGGTGGGGTGTCATGTGAAATAACCTTTTAGTGCAAGAATGTCCTATATTTGTATTTTGGTGGCTAGCATATTTTTCTGTTATTGTTTTAGTGTTTATTCTGTTAGgcaagtaatttttattttttttatcttaagtgGAAAACAACAATATGATAATTTCATGATAAATTTACACCCTTGACACATGTGTGGCATAATTTTGAGCAATCTGTGTCACAAATTGCTATTGAGTTTGCAGATCGGTATAACACCGCCCTCGTTTGCCACAGATGGTGTTACTTGGCATGTCATCCTCGCTTATGGCTCCGAGTAGAACAATCTGCCAAAGATTTATCAGAGCCTGGAGTTTTCCCCAGCATTGAGAAGGCTGTCTCTGCTGCTAGGTATGTATGGTGACATTTTCTACATGTATTTTTCAGGAAGAACAGAGGGAAACAAAATCTTATCATGATTATTGTTCCTTTAGGCCCGGCGACACCATTCTAATTGCAGCAGGTGGGAGGCATCTTGCCTCtaatattcaaataaacaaacctCTTTGCCTGGTATGTGCTGATGATTTATACCCGGTGATGTTATTCTGTCTTTAACTATAGCCTATTGTTAATAAATACCTCACGAGTGGACTCGTTGGTGGAATCCTCTAGCTGTCAGTATCTTCAACATTGGTTCTTGACTAAGGATAAATCAAACAACTTGACCTCTAGGCTGGTCTGGAATAACCATGACCGAGGTTACACTACTTCAGgggtcctttttttaattaggtcccttttctttctatttaacaaaccttaaccatttttttttatatgagtcctttttttttgtagtcaGTACACAGTGCACAATACTCGTAGGATAGGGATAACATTGATTCAACCGTACTTGCCTGATCCACAATCCTTGTTGGGGTGTCTGTGCTTCATGTTTTGCCCTTGGAAAATGATCATTGTTGACCGACTGCTTATAGTTTGCCCCATTAATTGAACCATCTACATGTAGGTGCTGTCAACATATGATGGCTCTTAGTCAGGTACACATCAGCATCCAGTTTATGTCAACTTAATGTTCAAAATTCAATTGGCATCACCTGGCAAATTGTAAAATGCAGATTCACTGTaggttatttcttttttctctttcaatgatTCTAGATTTTACCACATGAAGAAGTCAAGCTTCATGAATCACAGTCATGTAAAAATAAGCGACAATGTGTGAACCAGTATTTTGACCATGATGTTGTTTTCAGCACTAGGGATGGGGAAcgtgctttgttttttataatagtcaCATGCACTTTTTGATAAAACCTATTCAAACTACAAGTGGCTGGCATCCTTCGGTTTATTACTAGGGAATTGAATAGTGAACTTATGTAGTAGATAATTTTTTCCAGATTCTGCATCTTCTATCACAATTTACTTTGTTCAGATTGGTGGTGGTGAGCTTCCTGATGAAACAACTCTCTTATGTTCTCGAGGTTCAGACAGGTgtgttgagatttattttttctccacATCATATTGTTGGATGGTGATCTGACTAGAGTTCTCTCCACATAAATTATGCGGAGCCTCAGTGCTTTTGGATCTCAATTTgctaatattgaaattaaaggaTGTCTTTCATGTCCTCAGAATTTATGCTTGTATCATTGGTATGGCATTCATATTGCTTAGTGATGCACTAATGCACATCAGACCATCGCTAAAACATGCTCGACTTCTTGTGTATTTCTTTGTATGATTATAATGAGAAAATCACTTCAAATCAACTAATATGACTAGAGTAAGGTTACATGCCCACAATATTTTATGCAACTGGGATGCCTGATCGTCTGGCTCCTTATTAATgtctcttttgattttaatgttaGCTACTTTCCTTGCCTGGCCTCTGTCAGAGGATTTTGTTGTCCAACAGTTTAGAGTTGACTCCTCAAAATGTTACCATCCTAAGCCACAAAATTTGGTATATCCTGTTCAATTCTTTATGCAGTGCACTGGAGTTCATAAATACATGCAAACTAGCAAACCTAACAGTGAAGGCAGAGCTTGGTTGCTGCTTGCTTCACAGAAGTGGAAGGCTAACCATAGACAGTTGCATACTTCAATGTGAGGCAAGCCCTTTGGACTATCTCTCGTGCCCCATCATCAGTACAGCAGGGGGGAATGAGGTGGTGTCTTCCGCGGTGAAAACTAAAGGTAATAGAGTTTCCGTTTCCCAAACCAGGATTGAAGGAGGTGCCAAAGCTGTCCTGACAAGCGGGGACCTGACATTGCAGCAAGTTCGAGTCATTTATGCTCGAACTTTTGTTTATTTCTGGTTTGATGTAGATTCTCAGTGATGATTGATTGTTCATCCCGATCTTGTCTGTGCCATAATGGAACTAGTTACATTATTGTTTATCACTGCTGTATTGATTCCCGATTTAGATAATTTAATGTATTAAGACGCTTTCTAGCTTTCTTAGCATAATTGCCAGTACAGTACACTTGCCCACCTGTGATTTcacttcatatgaaaaaaaactccAGTTCTTTTCTATAATTTGACAAGTTTATTTCTTCCTTGCTTACCATAATTGTCTTTATCTCCTGCATTCCAATTCTGATAATGAATGCTTTTGCTCTGAAAACCCACAGTTGATTTCTTTAAAAGCTCCACTGGACACAAGCTTGTGCAATGAGAAAAGTCACAGTACATACAATCTACAAACGAGTAATCAGACGCCACATCAGTCCAAAAAATAATGCCACCAACACCAAGGCGTTGCCAAAGCAAGATTCAACATGATAAGTTGCCAGTTGCCGATGCAACTGATAATAGTCATTGAAATGGACTCAACGACTGTAGAAAAGAACCCCGGGAccatttcttttgtttgatGGTAAGTTACATCGAGCCAAGAGAAATACATTAAGTTCCATGGATGATCCCAAACCCAAGGAACGTCTTTTGATAGTAGAAACATTGCTTATGGAAACAAAAGTGGAGGATGCTTCCCAGATAGAAGCACACAACTCAAGAGCTACACCCATCTAACTAAGAGAGCAATTTCAACAATGATGCAGCTAAAGCACCACACGGCATCTCAACTACAGGCTTCGAAATCTTCTATTGCACCATCTTAGGTACGTTAGACAGCTCACAACCAACCATAACCTGTCTTTATTTGTTAAGTTGCATTTGATTAGCATTCGAGGACAGAAAAGACAAATACGTATTTGGTTATAAGGATGAAAAATAGTATCTCGGGGATAGTTTTAGTGTGAGTTCCTGTGAGAAGAAGACATCGAAATTGTCCCAGCTTTTCGAcagttaaaaaactaaaaaataatccatgGCAAAGTgcctaaaatcttaaaaaatcgTTGTCTAATAGAGACTTAGAGAGaactaataacaaaaaaaagcccTAACAAATAGCCTCCACAGAAAGGGTCTTGATAACATCATCACCACAGGTAGTCGAGCCAAATGTATCTTCGGAAACATCAATGGTGCACGACTCCTGGCCAACACATGCCTgtgaagaagaacaaaaatgaaaaattaacagGTTGCAAAGGccaaagaataataaaataaaataaaaacaaaaaataaacacttaccTTTTCGACAACAGATAATGCATCCTTTGATCCCTCACAAAATCCCTTCACAAAAGATCCACAAGACCCTTGTGGATTACCGAAGCTAGCAAATTTAACAGCAGAAATCGGTCTTCCTTGGCATGAGAGCTCGATCTTCCTGTTCTCCTCAGCACTGATGCATGCTGATCCAATAGCAATAGTTCGGAAATTAACCGATGAAGGGTTTCCACCAAACTCTTCAAACAAGACCAATGTGTTATCGCCAGTGTCATTAAGGAATGATCTTGGGACATGATACCTGACAAAGACATCAACTGGAACGTTAAAGCAACAACAAAATAATCCTCAGAAAATAGTTCTTCGAAGGGCAAAATGATTACCATCTTTGAGTTGGATGGCCACAGTTAGAGAGACACTTGCTGCTGTCGTATGAACCTCGATAATCACATGGTTCAAGATTGCAATCACCCTCAGCTATGAAACTCGGCCAATATCGACCAATGCTGTTACCATTAACCCAAGCTAGACCTTTTCCCATGCCAAGTAAATCTACCACAACAGGATCTGTTCCCAAAGGAGCTTTGAACACAgtctacaaaaattaaaaataatttataatatgtcACCACAAATTCCGTGTTTTAAACTATGGTTCAATCGCAATTTCAAACATGATATATTACGCAAATAAACATACATGATGTATAATACATTAAGGTTTTGAAACGCAACAGAAACAATAACTTGCACATATAatgcattaaaattaattaatttaatttaccttGTACCAAGTTAAGGTCCTGTTTACAGGGAAGCTATCTTCTTGCCACTTAAGAGATTGACTGCTGTAGAGTTCTTGATTCAAACCTTCCAATCCAATCTTGTATGACCATTTTTGTGATGATAAATCCTTGGCAACTGTCTCATCATCACCATGGTAGCCAATCAGCTCGACTGGACCAGTAATCCCAGATGGTACCAGATCAAAATTGGCTCCATAGttcttcaaatttattgaaaaaaaaacaccaattaaGCACTAATTAACAATAC is a window encoding:
- the LOC7487012 gene encoding DNA-directed RNA polymerase V subunit 5C; translated protein: MAATTETFNGNGASFHGVLDRDRCLTDFVDEGSAQSYRYYISRRTVLEMLKDRGYDVLDSELNRSLTEFRSVFGNSPDLDSLRFSVSLRSNPHKKTLVMFLGTDEIKTANIRTVYGQILNKESLHGLILILQSKMNHFAKKELEKFPFKVEVFQITDLLVNITKHVLQPQMDILTAEQKQQVMNKYKLEDKQLPRMLESDAIVQYYGLQKGQMVKITYSGEIVDHLVTYRCVT
- the LOC112328195 gene encoding F-box protein SKIP5, yielding MEEQGKQKKKNKKPLSSSFCPINNLDDGCLMHIFSFLSPIPDRYNTALVCHRWCYLACHPRLWLRVEQSAKDLSEPGVFPSIEKAVSAARPGDTILIAAGGRHLASNIQINKPLCLIGGGELPDETTLLCSRGSDSALEFINTCKLANLTVKAELGCCLLHRSGRLTIDSCILQCEASPLDYLSCPIISTAGGNEVVSSAVKTKGNRVSVSQTRIEGGAKAVLTSGDLTLQQVRVIYARTFVYFWFDVDSQ